A window of Synechococcus sp. MEDNS5 contains these coding sequences:
- a CDS encoding bifunctional 2-polyprenyl-6-hydroxyphenol methylase/3-demethylubiquinol 3-O-methyltransferase UbiG — protein MPSLDFDGDYGRSYRQSIQNSIPGHEVLHEIAVAAVQSTASDAQQVLVVGPGPGDELPPLLNACRDAALTVLEPSAQMLEQCHHTLADHPGSARCRLLQHSLNGALESELTGARFDLVVCHNVLHLLPGEEQVVMLQQLRQCTADGGVLLLSAYSEAEAPESQRLVFKVARQRLLDRGVPPETLEAIFDSRNKVVFSLDPSRLSGVLAQAGWPSPLQLYQGLFSRLWLCRAQP, from the coding sequence ATGCCCTCGCTTGATTTCGACGGCGACTACGGACGCAGCTATCGCCAGAGCATTCAGAACTCCATTCCCGGCCACGAGGTTCTGCACGAGATCGCGGTTGCAGCGGTGCAGAGCACAGCCAGCGATGCCCAGCAGGTGCTTGTGGTGGGCCCCGGCCCGGGCGATGAACTCCCCCCTCTGCTCAACGCCTGCAGGGATGCTGCGCTCACCGTGCTCGAGCCCAGTGCCCAGATGCTGGAGCAGTGCCACCACACCCTGGCCGATCACCCCGGCAGCGCGCGCTGCCGGCTGCTGCAGCACAGCCTGAATGGGGCCCTCGAGAGCGAGCTAACTGGCGCCCGCTTTGATCTGGTGGTGTGCCACAACGTGCTTCACCTCCTACCAGGCGAAGAACAGGTCGTGATGCTGCAGCAGCTCAGGCAGTGCACAGCGGATGGCGGCGTTCTGCTGCTGAGCGCCTACAGCGAAGCGGAGGCCCCCGAGAGCCAACGCTTGGTGTTCAAGGTGGCGCGGCAACGGCTCCTGGATCGCGGCGTGCCACCGGAGACGCTTGAGGCGATCTTCGACAGCCGCAACAAGGTGGTGTTTTCCCTGGATCCAAGCCGGCTCTCAGGGGTGCTGGCGCAAGCCGGCTGGCCTTCTCCGCTGCAGCTGTACCAGGGATTGTTCAGCCGCCTCTGGCTGTGCCGGGCGCAGCCCTGA
- a CDS encoding metalloregulator ArsR/SmtB family transcription factor, giving the protein MADAKPGAEQLAEISRFFRLLSEPARLQLLCELRDSPSDVQTLMERTGFSQSHISRQLSQLSQARLVRSERQGQRLIFHADDPLVDDLCALVSQRLRQTLEARLQTLAPSAPKH; this is encoded by the coding sequence GTGGCTGACGCAAAGCCGGGAGCAGAGCAACTCGCCGAAATCAGCCGCTTCTTCCGGCTGCTGAGTGAACCGGCCCGTCTGCAGCTGCTCTGCGAGCTGCGCGACTCACCCAGCGACGTGCAGACGCTGATGGAGCGCACCGGCTTTTCCCAGTCGCACATCAGCCGGCAGCTCAGCCAGCTGAGCCAGGCCCGGCTGGTGCGCAGCGAGCGCCAGGGGCAACGGCTGATCTTTCACGCCGATGATCCCCTGGTGGATGACCTCTGCGCACTCGTCAGCCAGCGGCTGCGGCAAACCCTGGAAGCCAGGCTGCAGACCCTCGCCCCAAGCGCTCCCAAGCACTGA